The window CACCGCCTGCTTCCGGTCCAGCTCCCGGAACATGCGGCGGACCAGCGCTCCGAAGGGGTACGGCGACAGTTCAGCCACGGCGTAACGCTAGCGGCCCGAAAGCGTTCCGTCCATCATCATGGTAGATTGTAGCCCCCAACCAAGCGAGCGGGTAACAGTGGCGATCAACGAAACGTGGCACCGGCAGCACCCGACGCCGACGCGGGCGAGCCTGGAGGAGAGGGTCCGCTGGCACACGGAGCACGCCAAGGAGTGCGGCTGCCGTCCGATGCCGGCGGAGATCCTGATCGAGCTGGAGAAGCGCGAGCGGCGGGGGCAGAAGAAGAGTCCGCGGAAGTACTGAGTCACCAACATTCCGGTCGGCAAGGGGGAACCAACGATGACGCCTTCAAGAACGCTCCTGGCCTCTGGTCTTGCGCTGGCTCTGGCCGGAACGGTGTCGGCCCAGCAGCGGGCCGGGGACGCCATGCCGGAGTCCTACCGGCAGGTCCAGCTCCGCGCGCAGGAGCTTCAGCGCCGGTCGCTGCTGGCGATGGTGGATTCGATGCCCGAGCGTCTCTACCGCGACAGGGTCACGCCGATCCAGCGGGATTTCGCACAGCAGATCGCGCACGCGGCTGGGACGGTGCCATTCATCGTGGTCCGGTTCATGGGCGTGCCGGCGCCGCAGCTTCCGGACACCGCGGCCTCGCTGAACAGCCGCGCCGGACTGCGCGGCTACGTCAACGCCGTGTACGACTGGGCGGCGAACGTGCTGCGCACGCAGTCAGCCGCTGACCGCGCCGCGACGGTGAACCTCTTCGGGACCGAGATGCCGCGCTGGCAGGTCTGGGACGAGCTGCACCAGCACACCTTCTGGACCACCGGCCAGGTGGTCGCGAACTTCCGCAAGCATGGGATGGCTCCGCCGGGATTCGGGTTCTTCTAAGCGGCGACGATGAACGGGGACGCACCCCGCTCGTCCGCCCAGATATCAGCGGTGGCGAAGGTCAGGCGAGCGCCGCTATCTCACTCCCGCACCGGCAACCCGCTCGGCACCGTGGCGGGAGTGAGCGCGCTCAGGTCCCGCGCCGCCGGATCCGTCAGCGACTTCAGGAACGCCACCACCTCGCGCATCTGCTCCTCGGTGAGACCGATCGGCGTACGGAGCCGCCCGTCCAGAGTGGAGAGCACCGCGGTGATCGTGGCCTCGTCGCCGTGGTAGGCGCCCCGGAGAGCCGGGGCGAGCTGCGAGACGTCATAGCTCCGCAGCGCGACGGGAATGTCGTTGTAGTGCCGTACGACCGCTTCGATGGTGGCGTACGCCCCGTCATGCATGTAAGGCGCCGTCAGCTCGACGTTGCGCAGCGGCTGCACGCGGAAGCTGAACTGGTAGAACGGCTCGTTGACGACATCGCCGAATCCGAAGTCCAGCGGCATCCCCGCACCCGTTCCCGGGCCAAGTTGTGGCACGCCGACGTTGGCGAAGCTCTGGCCGCCGAGGAGCGGGCCGTTGTGGCAGGAGCTGCAGCGGGCCTCGCCGAAGAATAGCAGCGCGCCCCGCTTCGCCTCCACCGAGAGCGCCGCGTCGTCCCGGGCGAGGTAGCGGTCGAGGGGCGAGTTGGTCCTCGTGAAGGCCTGCATCTGGAAGGCGGCGATCGCCGTGGCGGCGTGCTGGAAGCCGAGGGTGTTGGTCGGCGTGCCCGGGAAGGCGGCGTTGAACTTGGCCACGTATTCCGGGACCGCCAGGACCCGCCGCATAACCGCCCGCCAGATATCCGCGAACTGGCTGTCGGCTAACTGCGCCAACTCGTTCGGGTTGCCGAGAACGTCAACGTCGCCGGGCTCGCCGCGCATCTCCCGGCGGTTGGTGACGGGGAACATCGCCTGCGCCGCCAGAATGTTAGGCAGTCCGGGCGGGAGCGCGGAGCCGGCGGGCGTCTGGAACGGTCCGGTTCCGAAGCCGGAAACCCGGCCGTCCCAGAACACCTGGTAGAAGCCGAGGCCCTGGTTGAGCAGCGACGGCGCGCTCCGCGGGACGAATTGGCGCCCGCTGCCAAGCGTCCGCGACGGGCCCGACCCGGTGCCGCCCGTGCCTATCGAAAGCGACAGGCCGTCGGCTCCCTGCGTCAGCGGGTCGTGGCAGGTTCCGCAGGAGATGTCGCGGTTGCCGCTCAGGATCTTGTCGAACATGAGCGCCTGGCCGAGAGGCACGAGCGCGGGGTTCTGGACCGGCATCGGTCCGATCGGTATCACTCCCCACCTTGCCAAGCTCGCCCGCAGCTCGACGTCAATGGACGGCTGCGGCTGCGGCCCCGATGGCGGGACACTCTGGTCGCAGCCGCCGGCCAGGACGAGCAGCGCCAAGCACAGGGTGGACGCGGTGCGTGTCATGGTGCGCTCCCTCGCGTCCGGGATCAGCGAAGCGGGAGCGACAGCGAGACCTGGTGCGTCACTACGCGGACCTCGTCCAGAGTCAGCGGGCCGCTCGGCGCCACGATGATCCCGGCGCTCGCGACGCCGAAGTCGGCCGCCGCGAAGCCCGAGTTGGCGTTCACTCCCGGCCGGCCCGTCCCGTGGATGACGCTGCCGCGGTACCGTATCTCCAACTCGGGGAAGCGGAGACTCAGCCCCCACGTCGGCGTCCACTCCCGCCACGACTCTCGCTGATTCCGCCCGAAGACCTGGACGTTGTCGTACTGCGCGAGCTGGTAGCGGATGGAGCGCACCACGAGGCCGAGCTGCAGGCCGGCCACTCTCCCGCCCCCGTCGAGATCCATCTCATGGCTGACGCCCATCCTGAGGAGCGCGTTCGAGAAGCGGAAGTGGTTCTCGATGGTCCTCCCGTGCGCGGGGATCGTGTCGCCGAGCCGCGTCTCGATCGGCGCCAGCGCCTCGGCCCACGTCGTGCTCCAGATCGGCTCGTAGATGGCGTCAACGCCGAAAGTGGATGGCCCGTTCGTTCGCGAGATGCCGACGCCGAGGTTGAACGCGTACGAATGCCCCGGATCCCTCGGGATGTTCATGATCTCGTAGTTAGGGATCTTGGGGTGGGACATCAGGTTGCCGGT of the Gemmatimonadales bacterium genome contains:
- a CDS encoding DinB family protein codes for the protein MTPSRTLLASGLALALAGTVSAQQRAGDAMPESYRQVQLRAQELQRRSLLAMVDSMPERLYRDRVTPIQRDFAQQIAHAAGTVPFIVVRFMGVPAPQLPDTAASLNSRAGLRGYVNAVYDWAANVLRTQSAADRAATVNLFGTEMPRWQVWDELHQHTFWTTGQVVANFRKHGMAPPGFGFF
- a CDS encoding cytochrome c peroxidase, with amino-acid sequence MTRTASTLCLALLVLAGGCDQSVPPSGPQPQPSIDVELRASLARWGVIPIGPMPVQNPALVPLGQALMFDKILSGNRDISCGTCHDPLTQGADGLSLSIGTGGTGSGPSRTLGSGRQFVPRSAPSLLNQGLGFYQVFWDGRVSGFGTGPFQTPAGSALPPGLPNILAAQAMFPVTNRREMRGEPGDVDVLGNPNELAQLADSQFADIWRAVMRRVLAVPEYVAKFNAAFPGTPTNTLGFQHAATAIAAFQMQAFTRTNSPLDRYLARDDAALSVEAKRGALLFFGEARCSSCHNGPLLGGQSFANVGVPQLGPGTGAGMPLDFGFGDVVNEPFYQFSFRVQPLRNVELTAPYMHDGAYATIEAVVRHYNDIPVALRSYDVSQLAPALRGAYHGDEATITAVLSTLDGRLRTPIGLTEEQMREVVAFLKSLTDPAARDLSALTPATVPSGLPVRE